In the Phaseolus vulgaris cultivar G19833 chromosome 7, P. vulgaris v2.0, whole genome shotgun sequence genome, one interval contains:
- the LOC137828730 gene encoding hydroxyisourate hydrolase-like isoform X2 gives MRRRDAVVETRKEENEEQMWRESMETPHKCFGNAFMVTFLLLNLSLGRVSGADSYSRDDFPVDFVFGSGTSAYQVEGSANEEGRSRSIWDTFAHAGYAHGENGDVACDGYHKYKEDVRLMVETGLEAYRFSISWSRLLPNGRGPVNPKGIQYYNNLINQLISNGIQPHVTLHNYDLPQVLEDEYGGWVSRDIIRDFTYYADVCFREFGDRVLYWTTVNEPNVFAFGGYDHGISPPQRCSPPFCAIKSNKGNSTYESYFAVHHILLAHASAARLYRRKYRNKQHGYVGISVYSFGFFPQTNTEKDRVATKRVRDFMVGWVMEPLQYGDYPISMKTNAGIRIPAFTTRESEQVKGSSDFIGVIHYTNANITDNPDALKNQLRDFSADMAANMSGIDLFGNDEYPVTPWGLREELNKFKLLYGNPPIFIHENGQRTASNSSLQDVSRVKYLHGYIGGVLDALRTALRGR, from the exons ATGAGGAGGCGTGACGCGGTGGtggaaacaagaaaagaagaaaacgaAGAGCAAATGTGGCGTGAATCAATGGAAACACCACACAAATGCTTCGGCAACGCTTTCATGGTCACTTTCCTGCTTCTGAATTTGTCTTTGGGAAGAGTTTCCGGCGCTGATAGCTATAGTAGAGACGATTTCCCCGTGGATTTTGTCTTTGGTTCAGGCACCTCTGCTTATCAGGTGGAAGGATCTGCTAACGAAGAGGGAAGAAGTCGTAGCATATGGGATACCTTCGCTCATGCTG GATATGCGCACGGAGAAAATGGAGATGTAGCCTGTGATGGGTACCACAAGTATAAA GAAGATGTGAGGCTAATGGTGGAAACAGGACTTGAAGCCTATAGATTTTCCATTTCTTGGTCCAGACTGTTACCAA ATGGTAGAGGACCCGTCAATCCCAAAGGAATACAGTACTACAACAATCTCATCAATCAGCTCATCAGCAATG GAATCCAACCACATGTCACGTTACACAACTACGATCTTCCACAGGTTCTTGAAGATGAATATGGAGGATGGGTTAGTCGTGACATCAT AAGAGACTTCACATACTATGCTGATGTATGTTTTAGAGAGTTTGGCGACAGAGTCTTGTATTGGACGACTGTCAACGAGCCCAACGTTTTTGCCTTTGGTGGTTATGATCATGGAATCAGCCCACCTCAACGATGTTCTCCCCCATTTTGTGCTATAAAGAGCAATAAGGGCAACTCAACATATGAATCCTACTTTGCAGTTCATCATATTTTGTTAGCTCACGCTTCAGCTGCTAGATTGTATCGGAGAAAATACAGG AACAAACAACATGGATACGTTGGTATCTCTGTTTACTCGTTTGGGTTTTTTCCTCAAACAAATACAGAAAAAGACAGGGTAGCAACTAAACGAGTCCGTGACTTTATGGTTGGTTG GGTTATGGAACCCTTGCAATATGGAGACTATCCAATTTCCATGAAGACAAATGCAGGTATAAGAATTCCGGCCTTCACAACTCGTGAATCTGAACAAGTCAAGGGTTCATCTGACTTTATAGGAGTCATTCACTACACCAATGCCAATATAACAGACAATCCTGACGCCCTTAAGAACCAACTGAGAGATTTCAGCGCAGACATGGCCGCAAATATGT CAGGAATTGATCTGTTTGGCAATGATGAG TACCCTGTCACACCATGGGGTTTGCGGGAAGAATTGAATAAATTCAAGCTCCTTTATGGCAATCCTCCTATATTCATCCATGAAAAtg GTCAACGGACAGCAAGCAATTCGTCACTACAAGACGTGTCAAGGGTGAAATACTTGCATGGATATATTGGTGGAGTGCTTGATGCCTTGAG gaccgcacttcgaggacgctga
- the LOC137828730 gene encoding hydroxyisourate hydrolase-like isoform X1, whose amino-acid sequence MRRRDAVVETRKEENEEQMWRESMETPHKCFGNAFMVTFLLLNLSLGRVSGADSYSRDDFPVDFVFGSGTSAYQVEGSANEEGRSRSIWDTFAHAGYAHGENGDVACDGYHKYKEDVRLMVETGLEAYRFSISWSRLLPNGRGPVNPKGIQYYNNLINQLISNGIQPHVTLHNYDLPQVLEDEYGGWVSRDIIRDFTYYADVCFREFGDRVLYWTTVNEPNVFAFGGYDHGISPPQRCSPPFCAIKSNKGNSTYESYFAVHHILLAHASAARLYRRKYRNKQHGYVGISVYSFGFFPQTNTEKDRVATKRVRDFMVGWVMEPLQYGDYPISMKTNAGIRIPAFTTRESEQVKGSSDFIGVIHYTNANITDNPDALKNQLRDFSADMAANMSGIDLFGNDEYPVTPWGLREELNKFKLLYGNPPIFIHENGQRTASNSSLQDVSRVKYLHGYIGGVLDALRDGLNIKGYFVWSFLDLFELLDAYKSSFGLYYVDRDDPELKRHPKLSAKWYSRFLKNRSSSIVGTVELEKDPSLVSIGHLFE is encoded by the exons ATGAGGAGGCGTGACGCGGTGGtggaaacaagaaaagaagaaaacgaAGAGCAAATGTGGCGTGAATCAATGGAAACACCACACAAATGCTTCGGCAACGCTTTCATGGTCACTTTCCTGCTTCTGAATTTGTCTTTGGGAAGAGTTTCCGGCGCTGATAGCTATAGTAGAGACGATTTCCCCGTGGATTTTGTCTTTGGTTCAGGCACCTCTGCTTATCAGGTGGAAGGATCTGCTAACGAAGAGGGAAGAAGTCGTAGCATATGGGATACCTTCGCTCATGCTG GATATGCGCACGGAGAAAATGGAGATGTAGCCTGTGATGGGTACCACAAGTATAAA GAAGATGTGAGGCTAATGGTGGAAACAGGACTTGAAGCCTATAGATTTTCCATTTCTTGGTCCAGACTGTTACCAA ATGGTAGAGGACCCGTCAATCCCAAAGGAATACAGTACTACAACAATCTCATCAATCAGCTCATCAGCAATG GAATCCAACCACATGTCACGTTACACAACTACGATCTTCCACAGGTTCTTGAAGATGAATATGGAGGATGGGTTAGTCGTGACATCAT AAGAGACTTCACATACTATGCTGATGTATGTTTTAGAGAGTTTGGCGACAGAGTCTTGTATTGGACGACTGTCAACGAGCCCAACGTTTTTGCCTTTGGTGGTTATGATCATGGAATCAGCCCACCTCAACGATGTTCTCCCCCATTTTGTGCTATAAAGAGCAATAAGGGCAACTCAACATATGAATCCTACTTTGCAGTTCATCATATTTTGTTAGCTCACGCTTCAGCTGCTAGATTGTATCGGAGAAAATACAGG AACAAACAACATGGATACGTTGGTATCTCTGTTTACTCGTTTGGGTTTTTTCCTCAAACAAATACAGAAAAAGACAGGGTAGCAACTAAACGAGTCCGTGACTTTATGGTTGGTTG GGTTATGGAACCCTTGCAATATGGAGACTATCCAATTTCCATGAAGACAAATGCAGGTATAAGAATTCCGGCCTTCACAACTCGTGAATCTGAACAAGTCAAGGGTTCATCTGACTTTATAGGAGTCATTCACTACACCAATGCCAATATAACAGACAATCCTGACGCCCTTAAGAACCAACTGAGAGATTTCAGCGCAGACATGGCCGCAAATATGT CAGGAATTGATCTGTTTGGCAATGATGAG TACCCTGTCACACCATGGGGTTTGCGGGAAGAATTGAATAAATTCAAGCTCCTTTATGGCAATCCTCCTATATTCATCCATGAAAAtg GTCAACGGACAGCAAGCAATTCGTCACTACAAGACGTGTCAAGGGTGAAATACTTGCATGGATATATTGGTGGAGTGCTTGATGCCTTGAG AGATGGATTAAACATAAAGGGGTACTTTGTCTGGTCTTTCCTGGATTTGTTCGAGTTGTTGGATGCATACAAGTCTAGCTTTGGCCTATACTATGTTGATAGGGATGATCCAGAGTTGAAGAGACACCCAAAGCTCTCTGCAAAATGGTACAGCCGATTTTTGAAGAATAGAAGCAGTTCTATAGTTGGAACTGTTGAACTTGAGAAGGATCCCTCCCTCGTTTCAATTGGCCACTTATTTGAGTAg